In Scleropages formosus chromosome 18, fSclFor1.1, whole genome shotgun sequence, one DNA window encodes the following:
- the atp1a3b gene encoding sodium/potassium-transporting ATPase subunit alpha-3b, with the protein MGYGRSDSYRVATTQDKDDKDSPKKKNKGKDLDDLKKEVPLTEHKMSVEEVCRKYNTDIVQGLTNARAAEYLLRDGPNALTPPPTTPEWVKFCRQLFGGFSILLWIGAILCFLAYAIQAATEDEPSRDNLYLGIVLSAVVIITGCFSYFQEAKSSKIMESFKNMVPQQALVIREGEKMQINAEDVVAGDLVEVKGGDRIPADLRIVSSHGCKVDNSSLTGESEPQTRSPDCTHDNPLETRNIAFFSTNCVEGTARGIVICTGDRTVMGRIASLTSGLETGKTPIAKEIEHFIHLITGVAVFLGVTFFILSIVLGYTWLEAVIFLIGIIVANVPEGLLATVTVCLTLTAKRMARKNCLVKNLEAVETLGSTSTICSDKTGTLTQNRMTVAHMWFDNQIHEADTTEDQSGTSFDKSSVTWMALARVASLCNRAVFKAGQESMPILKREVAGDASESALLKCIELSCGSVKTIRDKNKKVAEIPFNSTNKYQLSVHETEDPNDNRYLLVMKGAPERILDRCSTIMLQGKEQPMDDELREAFQNAYLELGGLGERVLGFCHLLLPEDQYPKGFAFDTDDVNFQTDNLCFVGLMSMIDPPRAAVPDAVGKCRSAGIKVIMVTGDHPITAKAIAKGVGIISEGNETVEDIAARLNIPVSQVNPRDAKACVIHGTDLKDLSQEQMDEVLRNHTEIVFARTSPQQKLIIVEGCQRQGAIVAVTGDGVNDSPALKKADIGVAMGISGSDVSKQAADMILLDDNFASIVTGVEEGRLIFDNLKKSIAYTLTSNIPEITPFLLFIIVNIPLPLGTITILCIDLGTDMVPAISLAYEAAESDIMKRQPRNPRVDKLVNERLISIAYGQIGMIQALGGFFSYFVILAENGFLPSVLVGIRLRWDDRSVNDLEDSYGQQWTYEQRKIVEFTCHTAFFVSIVVVQWADVIICKTRRNSVFQQGMKNKILIFGLFEETALAAFLSYCPGMDVALRMYPLKPSWWFCAFPYSFLIFVYDEIRKLLLRRNPGGWVEKETYY; encoded by the exons ATGGGG TATGGAAGATCAGACAGCTACCGCGTGGCCACCACGCAGGACAAGGACGATAAGGACTCCCCtaagaagaagaacaagggAAAGGATCTGGATGACCTGAAGAAGGAAGTTCCACTG ACAGAGCACAAGATGTCTGTGGAAGAAGTGTGCCGGAAGTATAACACCGACATCGTCCAG GGCCTGACCAATGCTAGGGCAGCAGAGTACCTGCTTCGGGACGGGCCCAATGCACTCACCCCTCCACCCACAACCCCAGAATGGGTCAAGTTCTGCCGCCAGCTCTTTGGGGGCTTCTCCATCCTGCTGTGGATTGGGGCCATCCTCTGCTTCCTGGCTTACGCCATCCAAGCTGCCACGGAGGATGAGCCATCTAGGGATAAC CTCTACCTAGGTATTGTTCTGTCTGCTGTTGTCATCATCACCGGCTGCTTCTCCTACTTTCAAGAGGCCAAGAGCTCAAAAATCATGGAGTCTTTCAAGAACATGGTGCCGCAG CAAGCCCTGGTGATTCGAGAGGGAGAGAAGATGCAGATTAATGCCGAAGACGTGGTGGCTGGAGACCTGGTGGAGGTGAAGGGAGGAGACAGGATCCCTGCTGACCTCCGGATTGTTTCGTCTCACGGCTGCAAG GTGGACAACTCCTCGTTGACTGGTGAAtcagaaccccagacccggtcACCtgactgtacacatgacaaccCGCTGGAGACACGCAACATTGCTTTCTTCTCCACCAACTGTGTGGAAG GTACGGCACGTGGCATTGTCATCTGCACCGGTGACCGCACAGTCATGGGCCGCATTGCCTCCCTGACCTCAGGACTGGAGACCGGCAAGACCCCCATCGCCAAGGAGATCGAGCACTTCATCCACCTGATCACGGGTGTGGCTGTCTTCCTGGGTGTCACCTTCTTCATCCTGTCCATCGTGCTGGGCTACACCTGGCTCGAGGCTGTCATCTTCCTCATCGGTATCATTGTGGCAAACGTACCTGAAGGGCTGCTGGCTACTGTCACt gtGTGTCTGACCCTCACAGCGAAGCGCATGGCCCGCAAGAACTGTTTGGTGAAAAACTTAGAGGCTGTGGAGACTCTGGGTTCCACTTCGACCATCTGCTCAGACAAGACTGGCACCCTGACCCAGAACCGCATGACTGTGGCCCACATGTGGTTCGACAACCAGATTCATGAGGCTGACACCACTGAGGACCAGTCTG GTACCTCCTTTGACAAGAGCTCCGTCACCTGGATGGCACTGGCACGGGTCGCTTCCCTCTGCAACCGGGCCGTATTCAAGGCTGGCCAGGAGTCCATGCCCATTCTCAAACGGGAAGTGGCGGGAGACGCGTCTGAGTCGGCCCTGCTCAAGTGCATAGAGTTGTCCTGCGGTTCTGTCAAGACCATTAGGGATAAGAACAAGAAGGTGGCTGAGATCCCTTTCAATTCCACCAACAAGTACCAG CTCTCTGTGCATGAGACAGAGGATCCCAATGACAACCGCTATCTGTTAGTGATGAAGGGTGCCCCCGAGCGTATCCTGGACCGCTGCAGCACCATCATGTTGCAGGGAAAGGAACAGCCCATGGATGATGAACTCAGAGAGGCTTTTCAGAATGCCTACTTGGAACTGGGTGGCCTCGGGGAGAGAGTGCTGG GTTTCTGCCATTTGCTGTTGCCGGAGGACCAATACCCCAAAGGCTTTGCCTTTGACACGGACGATGTCAACTTCCAGACAGACAACTTGTGCTTTGTGGGTCTTATGTCCATGATTGACCCACCCCGTGCTGCTGTGCCCGATGCTGTGGGCAAGTGCCGGTCTGCTGGTATCAAAGTCATCATGGTTACTGGGGACCACCCCATCACTGCCAAGGCCATTGCCAAGGGTGTGGGCATTATCTCCGAGGGCAATGAGACAGTGGAGGACATCGCTGCCAGACTCAATATCCCCGTCAGCCAAGTCAACCCCAG AGATGCCAAGGCCTGTGTGATCCACGGAACAGACCTCAAGGACTTGAGCCAAGAGCAGATGGATGAGGTGCTGAGAAACCACACGGAAATCGTCTTTGCCAGGACCTCCCCACAGCAGAAGCTGATCATTGTGGAGGGCTGTCAGAGACAG GGTGCCATCGTGGCTGTAACAGGGGATGGTGTCAATGATTCACCCGCACTAAAGAAGGCTGACATCGGTGTTGCCATGGGTATCTCCGGCTCTGACGTATCAAAGCAGGCTGCTGACATGATCCTGCTGGATGACAACTTTGCCTCTATTGTGACTGGTGTGGAAGAAG GTCGTCTGATTTTTGACAACCTGAAGAAGTCCATTGCGTACACACTGACCAGCAACATCCCTGAGATCACGCCTTTCCTCTTGTTCATCATTGTCAACATACCCCTGCCTTTGGGCACAATCACCATCCTGTGTATTGATCTGGGAACTGACATG GTGCCAGCTATTTCCCTGGCCTATGAGGCAGCTGAGAGTGACATCATGAAGAGGCAGCCCAGGAACCCACGTGTAGACAAGCTGGTGAATGAGAGGCTCATCAGCATTGCCTATGGACAGATTG GTATGATCCAGGCTCTTGGTGGCTTCTTCAGCTACTTTGTGATTTTGGCTGAGAACGGCTTCCTGCCCTCTGTGTTGGTGGGCATCCGCCTCAGGTGGGACGACCGCTCCGTAAATGACCTGGAGGACAGCTATGGGCAGCAGTGG ACCTACGAACAGAGGAAGATTGTGGAGTTCACCTGCCACACGGCCTTCTTCGTCAGCATCgtcgtggtgcagtgggctgatGTCATCATCTGCAAGACAAGACGCAACTCTGTGTTCCAGCAGGGCATGAA GAATAAGATCCTGATCTTTGGCCTGTTTGAGGAGACAGCCCTGGCTGCCTTCCTCTCATACTGCCCAGGCATGGATGTAGCGCTCAGGATGTACCCCTTAAA GCCAAGCTGGTGGTTCTGTGCGTTTCCATACAGCTTCCTCATCTTTGTATACGATGAGATCCGAAAACTCCTCTTGCGTAGGAACCCTGGTG GTTGGGTGGAAAAGGAAACATACTATTGA